Proteins from a genomic interval of Bos mutus isolate GX-2022 chromosome 15, NWIPB_WYAK_1.1, whole genome shotgun sequence:
- the FXYD6 gene encoding FXYD domain-containing ion transport regulator 6 isoform X2, whose protein sequence is MEVVLLFLCGLLAPAVLASATEQEKEKDPFHYDYQTLRIGGLVFAVVLFSVGILLILSRRCKCSFNQKPRAPGDEEAQVENLVTANATEPQKAEN, encoded by the exons ATGGAAGTGGTGCTGCTCTTCCTGTGTGGCCTCCTGGCCCCAGCGGTCCTGGCCAGTG CCACTgagcaggagaaagaaaaggacccTTTTCATTATG ACTACCAGACCCTGAGAATTGGGGGATTGGTGTTTGCCGTGGTCCTCTTCTCGGTGGGGATCCTGCTTATCCTCA GCCGCCGATGCAAGTGCAGTTTTAATCAGAAGCCGCG GGCTCCTGGGGATGAGGAAGCTCAGGTGGAGAACCTCGTCACTGCAAATG